Proteins encoded in a region of the Paenibacillus wynnii genome:
- the ispF gene encoding 2-C-methyl-D-erythritol 2,4-cyclodiphosphate synthase encodes MIAVGQGFDVHQLVEGRPCIIGGVTIPYEKGLLGHSDADVLLHAVTDAILGALGLGDIGRHFPDTDEAFKDADSLKLLEQVWEMALQKGYRLGNIDNTIIAQRPKMAPYIPQMTEIIARALGADPSKVNVKATTTEQLGFTGRGEGIAAQSIVCLLQDVISS; translated from the coding sequence ATGATTGCTGTAGGACAAGGCTTTGATGTACATCAGCTTGTAGAGGGACGCCCATGTATCATTGGTGGTGTCACAATCCCTTACGAGAAGGGACTGCTGGGTCACTCGGATGCAGATGTACTTTTACATGCAGTGACCGATGCCATTCTGGGCGCACTTGGTCTGGGTGATATCGGCAGGCATTTTCCCGACACAGATGAGGCGTTTAAAGATGCAGACAGTCTTAAATTGTTGGAACAGGTCTGGGAAATGGCTCTTCAAAAAGGCTATCGCCTAGGGAACATAGATAATACCATTATTGCTCAAAGACCGAAAATGGCGCCTTACATTCCGCAAATGACGGAAATTATAGCCCGGGCATTGGGTGCGGATCCATCCAAGGTGAATGTGAAAGCAACCACTACGGAACAGCTTGGCTTCACAGGACGGGGCGAGGGCATTGCTGCCCAATCTATTGTCTGTCTGCTTCAAGATGTGATATCATCTTGA
- the gltX gene encoding glutamate--tRNA ligase, whose amino-acid sequence MADEVRVRYAPSPTGHLHIGNARTALFNYLFARNMGGKFIIRIEDTDVKRNVEGGEESQLKYLKWLGMSWDESVDVGGEYGPYRQTERLDLYRVHTQDLLDRGLAYRCYCTEEELEAEREEQTARGETPRYSGKHRDLTEEQRQAFENEGRIASIRFRVPEDRTYTFDDIVKGSISFQTKEMGDFVIVKKDGIPTYNYAVAVDDHLMKISHVLRGEDHISNTPRQLMIYEALGWEAPLFGHMTLIVGDNHKKLSKRDESVIQFIEQYDGLGYLPEAMFNFISLLGWSPEGEEEIFSKEELISIFNTDRLSKSPAVFDTNKLAHLNNHYIKHTDLGRIAALAIPHLQKAGRLPEKLNEEEEAWAKSLVALYQEQMTSASDIVGLSEMFFRSHLELDSEGAQILAESQVPEVLSALLAKIEGTEEFTSAHMAVLIKEVQKETGHKGKALFMPIRVALTGQTHGRDLNVTIALLGKNRVVERLKSQIKGA is encoded by the coding sequence ATGGCGGATGAAGTCCGGGTGCGGTATGCACCAAGCCCTACGGGACATTTACATATCGGAAATGCCAGAACGGCTCTATTTAACTATCTATTTGCCCGTAATATGGGCGGTAAGTTTATTATTCGGATCGAAGATACCGATGTGAAGCGCAATGTTGAAGGCGGCGAAGAAAGCCAGCTGAAGTATTTGAAGTGGCTGGGCATGAGCTGGGATGAGAGTGTTGATGTAGGCGGAGAATACGGCCCTTATCGGCAGACTGAACGGCTTGATTTATACCGTGTTCATACGCAGGACTTGCTGGATCGTGGCTTAGCCTACCGTTGCTACTGCACGGAAGAAGAGCTGGAAGCAGAGCGGGAAGAACAAACTGCACGAGGAGAGACACCGCGTTATTCTGGTAAGCACCGTGATTTGACGGAAGAGCAGCGCCAGGCATTTGAGAACGAAGGCCGTATTGCGAGCATTCGCTTTAGAGTTCCAGAGGACCGCACTTATACTTTCGATGATATCGTGAAAGGCAGTATTTCCTTCCAAACTAAGGAAATGGGCGATTTTGTTATCGTGAAAAAGGATGGCATTCCTACTTATAATTATGCGGTTGCTGTTGATGATCATCTCATGAAAATCTCTCATGTTCTCCGTGGGGAAGACCATATTTCAAATACACCTCGTCAGCTTATGATTTATGAAGCCCTAGGCTGGGAAGCGCCCTTGTTTGGCCATATGACGCTAATTGTTGGGGATAACCACAAAAAGTTGAGTAAACGTGATGAGTCTGTTATTCAATTCATTGAGCAGTATGATGGATTGGGTTATTTGCCTGAAGCGATGTTCAATTTCATCTCTCTTCTAGGCTGGTCTCCTGAGGGAGAAGAGGAAATATTCAGCAAAGAAGAACTTATCTCTATATTTAATACAGACCGTTTATCTAAGAGCCCGGCCGTGTTTGACACAAACAAACTGGCGCACTTAAATAACCACTATATCAAACATACTGATCTTGGGCGGATTGCTGCACTAGCCATTCCGCATTTGCAGAAGGCTGGACGATTACCTGAGAAGCTTAACGAGGAAGAAGAGGCTTGGGCTAAGAGCCTTGTTGCACTTTATCAAGAGCAAATGACTTCTGCTTCAGATATTGTAGGTTTGTCGGAGATGTTCTTCCGTAGTCACTTGGAGCTGGATTCTGAAGGGGCTCAGATTCTTGCTGAGAGCCAGGTCCCGGAAGTTCTATCTGCATTACTTGCCAAAATTGAAGGAACTGAAGAATTCACTTCTGCTCATATGGCAGTCCTGATTAAGGAAGTGCAGAAAGAGACCGGACACAAGGGCAAGGCATTATTCATGCCGATTCGCGTGGCCTTGACGGGGCAAACCCACGGTCGTGATCTTAATGTGACGATTGCGTTATTAGGCAAAAACCGTGTTGTTGAGCGCCTGAAATCACAGATTAAAGGGGCTTAA
- the cysE gene encoding serine O-acetyltransferase — MFNNIKSDIRAVFDNDPAARSWFEVVFTYAGLHSVWCHRVAHFLFKHKWYTLARMVSQISRFMTGIEIHPGAVIGSRLFIDHGMGIVIGETCEIGDDVIIYQGVTLGGTGKEKGKRHPTVGNNVVIGSGAKVLGSFRIGDNSNIGSNAVVLREVPNNSTVVGNPGRVVKRNGERVSDRLDHAKMPDPLVDSLRFLQKEIEELRERLGSEDKQKTEQRRIESQQYIGDYEI, encoded by the coding sequence ATGTTTAACAATATCAAGTCTGACATTCGGGCAGTATTTGACAATGATCCGGCTGCGCGCAGTTGGTTTGAAGTCGTATTCACCTATGCGGGGCTGCACTCTGTTTGGTGTCACCGGGTAGCCCACTTTCTTTTTAAGCATAAATGGTATACGCTGGCGCGGATGGTATCGCAAATTAGCAGGTTCATGACGGGTATTGAGATTCATCCCGGAGCTGTTATTGGCAGTAGGCTCTTCATTGACCATGGCATGGGGATTGTTATAGGGGAAACCTGTGAGATTGGTGATGACGTTATTATTTATCAGGGTGTCACCCTTGGGGGAACGGGTAAAGAAAAGGGAAAACGGCATCCAACGGTTGGCAACAATGTAGTTATTGGTTCGGGTGCAAAAGTGTTAGGTTCGTTCCGTATAGGCGATAATTCAAATATAGGCTCCAATGCGGTTGTTCTGCGCGAGGTACCTAATAATAGCACTGTAGTAGGCAACCCGGGACGTGTGGTAAAGCGCAATGGGGAGCGAGTGTCCGATCGGTTGGACCATGCCAAGATGCCCGACCCGCTTGTCGATTCTCTTCGTTTTTTGCAAAAAGAGATTGAAGAGCTGCGTGAACGGCTAGGCTCGGAAGATAAGCAAAAAACGGAACAAAGAAGAATAGAAAGCCAACAGTACATTGGAGACTATGAAATTTAG
- the cysS gene encoding cysteine--tRNA ligase, with protein MALQIYNTMSRSKEPFQPLEAGKVKMYVCGPTVYGYMHIGNARPVIVFDLVRNYLEQLGNEVRFLTNFTDVDDKMIRKAEEMNITVAKVAEIFIDAYREDIEGLGVKPATMNPRVTDSMDLIIDFIKELEQKGHAYENGGDVFFRTSTFESYGKLSRQNLKELQFGIRVDVDSRKENPEDFVLWKAAKPGEVSWNSPWGEGRPGWHIECSAMVREFLGDTIDIHGGGQDLQFPHHECECAQTEVLTDKPMANYWMHNGFINIGDEKMSKSLGNGMQVKEIRQRFKAGPIRYFMLSTHYRNPLNFSEEALLSAEKSVERISVAAANVKHRLELNSSSAESEVSSEIEAKMSEILQHFHDRMQDDFNTPDAITAVFDWVSVANGLLAGEVAAAADLTALLKAFDEMNSVLRLTPELTEEVAGEEVERLISERIEARQNKNWSRSDEIRDELSAMGILLEDTPQGMRWRRK; from the coding sequence ATGGCTTTACAAATATATAATACGATGTCTCGAAGTAAGGAGCCTTTTCAACCTCTCGAGGCTGGCAAGGTAAAAATGTATGTATGCGGTCCGACCGTTTACGGTTATATGCACATCGGGAATGCTAGACCCGTTATTGTCTTTGATTTAGTCCGTAATTATTTGGAGCAGCTTGGCAACGAGGTGCGGTTTCTTACAAATTTCACAGATGTGGATGATAAGATGATCCGTAAAGCGGAAGAGATGAATATTACTGTGGCAAAGGTTGCAGAAATATTTATTGATGCGTACCGTGAGGATATTGAAGGCCTCGGAGTAAAACCGGCTACTATGAATCCGCGGGTAACGGACAGCATGGACCTAATTATTGACTTCATCAAAGAACTGGAGCAAAAAGGGCATGCATACGAAAATGGCGGTGACGTATTCTTCCGGACTTCCACCTTTGAAAGCTATGGCAAGCTGTCTCGGCAGAATCTGAAGGAGCTGCAATTTGGAATTCGTGTGGATGTAGACTCGCGAAAAGAGAACCCGGAGGACTTTGTGCTGTGGAAAGCGGCGAAGCCGGGCGAGGTTTCCTGGAACAGCCCTTGGGGAGAAGGACGTCCCGGCTGGCATATTGAATGCTCAGCTATGGTTCGGGAATTTCTTGGCGATACCATAGACATCCATGGTGGTGGACAGGATCTGCAATTCCCTCATCATGAGTGCGAATGTGCACAGACCGAAGTGCTAACTGACAAGCCGATGGCAAACTACTGGATGCATAATGGATTTATTAATATCGGTGATGAAAAAATGTCGAAATCGCTCGGGAACGGCATGCAGGTTAAGGAAATTCGCCAGCGCTTTAAGGCAGGACCCATCCGTTATTTCATGCTTTCAACCCACTACCGCAACCCACTTAATTTCTCGGAAGAAGCTTTGCTTTCTGCAGAGAAAAGTGTTGAACGTATTTCAGTAGCAGCAGCCAACGTGAAACACCGTCTTGAACTGAATAGCAGTAGCGCTGAATCTGAAGTCAGCAGTGAAATAGAGGCCAAGATGTCTGAGATTCTTCAACATTTCCATGATAGAATGCAGGATGATTTTAATACACCGGATGCGATCACAGCTGTTTTTGATTGGGTCAGTGTAGCTAACGGACTGCTGGCTGGTGAAGTTGCTGCCGCTGCTGATCTTACAGCATTACTGAAGGCTTTTGACGAAATGAATTCGGTGCTCCGTTTGACGCCCGAGCTTACGGAGGAAGTGGCAGGAGAAGAAGTAGAGCGGCTTATTTCTGAGCGGATAGAGGCTCGTCAGAATAAAAATTGGAGCCGATCCGATGAAATTCGGGACGAGCTTAGTGCTATGGGTATCCTGCTTGAGGATACGCCGCAGGGAATGCGGTGGCGGAGAAAATGA